The genomic interval CGTGGCTAAAAATGAAGAATTTCAGAAACTGGGAAATACTGTATTGGATGCAGCCGTTAAAAACGGAATGGACACAGCAGGCGAGTTACTTGCCCTGCATGTAGATGGCCGTCCGGTATCTGAGCATCTGACTGACCTGATGGGTAAAATCGGCGAGAAAATTGAAATTGTTGCTTTCGAGAAACTGGAAGGCGAAAAAGTAGTGCCTTATGTTCACTCTAATGGTAAATTAGGCGTACTGCTTGCCCTTAAAAATACAGGTAATACTGATGTGACTGAAGTAGGGAAAGACGTGGCTATGCAGATTGCGGCCATGCGTCCGGTAGCTGTGGATAAGGATGGTGTGGATGCCGCTACGATCGAGCGTGAAATCGAAATTGGAAAAGAACAAGCCCGTGCCGATGGAAAACCTGAAGCGATGCTTGAAAAAATCGCCATGGGTAAACTGAACAAATTCTACAAAGACAGTACGTTACTAAATCAGGAATTTGTAAAAGACAATTCTAAAACGGTAGCACAAGTACTAGATAGTGCACATAAAGGATTAACCGTATCAAATTTCAAAAGAATACAAATTGGTTAATATCCAATCTCATCAAATAAAAAAGCCCTGTTAAAAGGGCTTTTTTATTTGATGCCTATAAGAAACAAGCTCATTACCTGATTATTTCAAGGAATACGTAACTGGTGTTTGTTTATCATGAATAAGTAAAATTCCCTGCCAGACTAATTCTTTCAGAATAGAAGCAGCTCTGCCTTCAGAAACATTAATCATTTTGGCATATTTTTTAATTGTAACCGATTCATGCTTTTGCAGAAAGGTCAGCAAGGTTTTAATATTTCTGGAGGCAGAAACATTGTTTACGGGTGTAGAGGAACCATTCTGGAGGACCTTTGTCATTTCCTGTCCGGCGGGAACACTTTTATCTTTCGCTCGAACATAAACTGTTTTTTCACCTCCATTTCTGACAATATGCGGTTTCTGCTCACTTTCGTTAATATAAACAGCCAATACCTGCCGTCCTGCTGCTTCAAAAACCTGGTATGATAGTTCAACAACAGGCTCGCAATAAAAGGAAGCTGCCTGCTCAATTTTCTGCATTTCCTGTAATTCCGACTGGATACCAGAGATTTTACCACTATCGGATACACCTACTAATAATGTTCCTCCTTTGGTATTAGCAAATGCAGAAAGAGTTTTGGCTATTTTCAGCGCACTGTCTACAGTACTCTTAAATTCTATGGTTGGCCCCTCTCCTGCTGCAATTAGTTTTTCAAGCATAGCTAAGTATCTAGTAACTGAACAAACGTATATACTGGTATTCAGGTTGATAACAACTCACGCTTCTTACCACCATATACGATTACAAGGGAATTTGCTCAAATTTTACAGCCACACCATCTTTAAATGCTTTGCGCGGTTTCAGGTTCAGCACCTGAAACATTTGCTTATCTGCATCTACTTCCGGATTAGGTGTAGTGAGGAGTTTATCACCGGCAAAGATAGAATTAGCACCGGCCAGAAAACACAAAGCCTGCTCTTCTAGGTTCATGCGTACTCTCCCTGCAGAAAGCCGGATCATGGCTTTAGGCATAATAATACGGGCAGTAGCAATCATCCGCACCATTTCCCACACAGATACTTTTTCCTGGTCTTCTAGTGGGGTTCCTTCAACAGGCACCAGTGCATTTACCGGCACTGATTCCGGATGTTCGGGCAGGTTTGCCAGAGTATGCAGCATACCTATTCTGTCTTCTACTGCTTCTCCCAATCCGATAATGCCACCGGAACAAACAGAGATGCCACTTTTGCGCACATGATCCAGCGTTTCAAGCCTGTCGTCGTAGGTACGGGTAGTAATAATTTTGTCGTAGTGTTCGGCACTGGTATCCAGGTTATGATTATAGGCATATAAGCCCGCATCTTTTAATTTAAGCGCCTGTTCTTCGGTTAACATGCCCAGCGTACAACACACTTCCATGCCTATCTGATTTACTCCCTTCACCATGTCCAGCACCCGGTCGAAATCTTTATTGTCGCGCACTTCCCGCCAGGCAGCGCCCATACAAAAACGTGTACTTCCGGATTCTTTTGCTTTGCTGGCGGCAGCTAATACTTCTTCAGTGGGTAATAATTTATGGGTTTTAACATTGGTATGATACCTGGCTGCTTGTGGACAATAGGCACAATCTTCGGGACAGCCACCGGTTTTTACAGATAACAGGGTGCATACCTGTACTTCCTGTGGGTCGTGGTGTTGCCGGTGAGCAATAGCTCCTTTAAAAATTAAATCCAGTACTGGTAAGTGATATATAGCAGAAATTTCCTCGCGGGTCCAGTTGTTTCTGATGTTCATAAGAATAAGGTTTGGTTTTGAGCAAGACGGCTGTTTGAAGATTTAAGTAATAAATGAATATATGATAATAGATGAATTTGTATTATTCTGCGACCTTTCACATATGCATTACTTACAGCCAGCAATATAAACATAAATGGCTAAATTGATAAATATGTACCAATTTAGCCATTACTCAGGAAAAATTAA from Rhodocytophaga rosea carries:
- the bioB gene encoding biotin synthase BioB; this encodes MNIRNNWTREEISAIYHLPVLDLIFKGAIAHRQHHDPQEVQVCTLLSVKTGGCPEDCAYCPQAARYHTNVKTHKLLPTEEVLAAASKAKESGSTRFCMGAAWREVRDNKDFDRVLDMVKGVNQIGMEVCCTLGMLTEEQALKLKDAGLYAYNHNLDTSAEHYDKIITTRTYDDRLETLDHVRKSGISVCSGGIIGLGEAVEDRIGMLHTLANLPEHPESVPVNALVPVEGTPLEDQEKVSVWEMVRMIATARIIMPKAMIRLSAGRVRMNLEEQALCFLAGANSIFAGDKLLTTPNPEVDADKQMFQVLNLKPRKAFKDGVAVKFEQIPL
- a CDS encoding AlbA family DNA-binding domain-containing protein encodes the protein MLEKLIAAGEGPTIEFKSTVDSALKIAKTLSAFANTKGGTLLVGVSDSGKISGIQSELQEMQKIEQAASFYCEPVVELSYQVFEAAGRQVLAVYINESEQKPHIVRNGGEKTVYVRAKDKSVPAGQEMTKVLQNGSSTPVNNVSASRNIKTLLTFLQKHESVTIKKYAKMINVSEGRAASILKELVWQGILLIHDKQTPVTYSLK
- the tsf gene encoding translation elongation factor Ts, with protein sequence MATISAQDVNKLRQMTGAGMMDCKKALTEANGDFEAAIDILRKKGQKVSASRSDRQTSEGAVFVKVNDAGTTATLVALGCETDFVAKNEEFQKLGNTVLDAAVKNGMDTAGELLALHVDGRPVSEHLTDLMGKIGEKIEIVAFEKLEGEKVVPYVHSNGKLGVLLALKNTGNTDVTEVGKDVAMQIAAMRPVAVDKDGVDAATIEREIEIGKEQARADGKPEAMLEKIAMGKLNKFYKDSTLLNQEFVKDNSKTVAQVLDSAHKGLTVSNFKRIQIG